In the Vigna radiata var. radiata cultivar VC1973A unplaced genomic scaffold, Vradiata_ver6 scaffold_363, whole genome shotgun sequence genome, ttataaaatacaaaataagtattttattttaaaaatacatccTAGGATAACAAATTATTGATACATTACTTTATGCAGCAAGCATGCGTGAATAAGTTTACTTTTGCaatgaatttaatattaattttcctaacaataattttttatctcaCTAGACTGattagataaaatataaataattataaagagttacattaagttatttaaatatataaatacaaatacaattgtaagaaaacaaaaagtgaaGCTATGcatataaatacaaatacaaacaaaaggGAATTTaagttattcaaatattttcaattcaatttttattaaagttttcttgtttattttttttttttatgtttgtctATTAAAGATGAAAATGTTTGTCATcttatttgcttttttttttatgttaacagatatgaaattttataaatattattaccaATATTAAAGGATAAAtgatttgtattattttaattaatatttttaacgaattttatgttatgatttacattaataaaaaagggttaaatatgtttttagtccctatactttggggcgattttggttttagtccctctttcaaactatagtacaatttaatccttcaactttagaaaactctggttttagtcctttttaccaaatttttttaactttattttttgtttcaagcacgttttattgtagcatttggattgtttacactgtttgacacatttttgcttcaatgttaactgagaaacgcgtttgaaatagtaaataaagttaaaaaaaattggtaaaaatgactaaaaccagagttttctaaagttagaggactaaattgtaccatagtttgaaagagggactaaaaccaaaatcgctccaaaatacagggactaaaaacatatttaacccataaaaaaattgttattatcatcatttatttatatatatatatatatatatatatatatatatatatatatatatatatatatatatatgatataacgacaatttttaatatacaacaataataataataatatattgttttatgctaattataaaaaatatttttattaaaataaaaaataattaagataatattataattacataaaaagtaaataatttaaaaaataaaaattcaactaataaatatacaaaaaaaaaataacttttttttacagGCTTAACCCTCAATAGTGTGAAGAGGGATTGCTTCCAAATGCTGACGCTTTAGCAGGGATGAATGATCTCACAAATTTGTTCATTGTTCAGCAGTTTCTTCTCTCAATGCCATCAATTCCTCCTCTTTTCATTGTTCGTCAAATCTCCATACAAAGGTCTAATTGgttcctctttctttttcccatgTCTTCGTCACAGTTTCAATTGCATCAGAAATTTCAACATAAAGCCTTTGTTTTTGTGTGgattatagatattttttttttcaggagaTCAAAGATTTTGTGAGCATTTATGTGGAGAAGAAGAGCTTCCAAATGCAGAATCAaagaagtttttgtttttctcgaATCCAAAAAATCAGACAAGGGTACTTtggtaataaaaaaaactagacGTGCTTGTTTGTTTCACCATCACTGTGTCTGCTAATTTCAATTTACCAAAACCACCCTCATCCTGAGATAGCAACAATATCATACACAAATCAAAAGGGCAATCATGTATTTTCGTGTTGCACCTCCTCCCCTCCACATGCATTTGCTATATGTGAGATGAGTTCTTTCCCCTTTGCCAGTGGAACTCCCAGCAAGCACCAATGGCTCTGAATGTTTGCGTTTCTCCTAACCCTAAATGGGTTGCATCTCCTTCCTTAGACAGTGGTTCTTCTTTGAGACCTTCACTTGGGTCTTGTTTTGGTAACATAAACATTCCTAGTGTGAATCTCAACTTGAGTACTAGAACCACAAGTTTGAGTTTGAGAAGAAGTTTTAGTGTAAGATCTAGTTTGGAAACTGCAGGGCCCACAGTCACAGTGGGACAAGTCACTGAGGTAAATAAGGACACCTTCTGGCCGATTGTTAAGGCTGCCGGGGATAAAACCGTTGTCCTAGACATGTACACCCAATGGTATGTTAATTTTCCTTTGTTAATTATCTATACTTGTATCATgtgatatatattgttatacCTTATAACCACgtgcttttctttttaataatattgttatattgtGTAGTGGATTGGATTAGAATTGAAGAAAGAATCATACTTTACTTTTCTTGTGAAGCTGCATGTGCTGGCTCTCTTAGCTGGGGGATTCCTTGGTAAACACTGTTATGGGTAGCTTTATGCTGATTTTGTCAAGATCCTAGATCATCGTTGGTATCACCTAACAATTAGTCATTTGGATGAAAAGGTGGAAAGAGTAATGAAAATCACTTTGTTGTATACACTGGTTGGGTACAAACCAAAATGTGAGATATAATTTGGAAATTGGAACGGCATTCATTTGCCCTCACCTCATCCCCCTCTACCGAGAATGAAAAATCCTAACATGTGTGATTGGAGCAATCTTAGTTTTTAACATAGTTTCACTAATAACAGGTGCTGAATTGTACAGCTCGAAAGTGGTAAAGACAAATAAAAGTTTAGTTAATATCACAGTTTGCATATGTTTTGTGTGACTTGATTAGTGTTTTATATAATTCTTGTTAAAATTATTGGTCTATAAGCTCATTTTCTCTGCtggtttttaattgttttcatGCCTTCAGAAATGTGCATAAGCTGGCGAATTTTGACTAGCACTGTCCATAATCAATTGCAGATCAGGCTTAGATTCCCTCATAATTTATCTTTGAGCAATTTGCACAGTATTGTATTTACCTTAGTGGGGATGGTTCAAGATGAACCTCAACCAAGGTAACGCCTCGTGAACAAAAAGTTCATATGATTGAGTGTGATGTGAGAGAAAATGGATTTGTTTCATAAGGTGAGGGTTCATGTTAGATGGAAAAGTTAGATGCTATGACCAAGAAAGTGAAGATAATAGGTTTAAAGAACTGAATACTTATTATAAATGTGTATGCAACTTATCACACTATTTATTAGTTGATTTAACTATCAATAGTTATAACTTTTTGCTTTTGCCAACTTATCACAATATTTAGTGGGTGGAAAGCTTCTAAGTTGGCTTTTGACCAACAATTATGTGTCAAACCTTTTAGGATTGTGCTTTGCAAAGGCCTATACATGTGTTGCATTATGAAGCTGTATCAGCTTTTGGTATATGAAACAAAGGGTTCCAAATCTGGTCGCTAGTATTAAATCACTGTCAACTAGCTTTGCCTGATTTAGTTGTATATTGgttgcaatttttttatctcCAACATGTGTGCAAGAGTGAATTGTACATGAAGTTTCATGGTGATGTTGTTTGACCTAAACAGTGATCAGCTTCAGAGCAAGTTTCTTTGGTAATGATAAACTGGTTGGGTTACAACATAACTAAAACCAGAGCTAATTCTAAAAGTTAACTTCAAAACTCTGGTTAATTTGTCATTGTTATTCCCTGGTACGGTACTGCAGAAATGTTTGTTTTGAGagtcttttatttcattttgaccATGTTGAAGGTGAGAAGTAATCGGCTTTGTCAATAACAACTCATTTTGAAAGTCTGGATATGGTTGATCCTTTATGACATTGTTACTCGTGCTTGTTGCGGACTGAAAATTGGAtaactttgatataaatttatgaattttttcagGTGTGGCCCTTGCAAAGTGATGGCTCCAAAGTTTCAAGAATTATCTAAGAAGTATGAGGATGTTGTCTTTCTAAAGCTTGATTGCAACCAAGACAACAGGGTATGGACGCAAGTGCGCAAGATAGtatatagtttttcaatttatggTTAAACATATAGTTTAGTCCATTGGTCcctattatctttaatttgacCCTTATATTTATAGTGCATTCTTACTTAAATCCTTATTTATAGggattaaatattatataaccaAATTAAGAATGTGTAAAAATGTTAACTATTGGTCAACCACTATAGTCaccaattcaaaaaaaaattacttctaGGAATTCATTTAAGAATCGTGACACATAGGGATGAGATCAAAGTTCATGTTTATCCTCAATTTATATGTGAACATGTTTTCTTAATCATAGGGTTAACCAAACGTGGTATAATTTGTTTGATGGTTGTTGACAGCCATTGGCAAAAGAGCTGGGGATTAAAGTGGTTCCCACTTTTAAAATTCTGAAGGACAACAAGGTTGTAAAAGAAGTTACTGGAGCTAAATACGATGATTTGGTTGCTGCCATTGACAATGTTCGATTGAGCTAAGAATATAAGTATTCTCTTTCCATGTAAAAATGTTATGCTTGACACCCTTTGTAAGTATTCTATGCAATTGTAAGATGATGAGGATTGGAAGATGAAGAAATGGCTTCATGTGATTGTTGTAAGCTAATTGTTTATTCCCTAAAGGAAGAGTTACTCAATTATCAAAGTTATCAACTTGATCATGGTGGTTCtataaattattgtatattgTGGTATGCTAATACTATTTCTTAATAATGCATGTCttgtaattgaatttaaaagcCATAGCTTCTTTGTTGTGTGGACATATTATTGTCAAATTGGATAATGATTCGCATGGGCTTAATTCgcaattaaatataaacattgtCACCATAATTTGTCTTTTGACCAAAAGTTTTGCACATGCACTCTTCGCATGAAAATGATGGTATATGGTGGTTGCTTCAATTTAAAATGTagaagataatatatatatatatatatatatatatatatatatatagagagagagagagagagagagtctttttctaataaaaatgaagaaaaagtaaaaagatgccaaatgtcaattttttaatttttaaatattatgaaataataataataataataatatataataagaagttaataataatattatactgaaaacatctttttaatttcttctactATAATCAATGATAaatttttactcattttttttttctgttcttttttcaatttctcacttcaattcatacaataaaaaaaatgaaaatgaaaatcagaaaaaatatattgtggATTCTCAGCTTCCCGTGTATGTTGAACATAGTTGTTTTCACTTTATAAGTTCCTACCTTTTTTGAGCTTAtcaattaattatgattaaaatacatgatttcttgttacatcatttatgTGATTTAGACAAAAGTGATGTGTTATCAAAGTTATTacattcaataattttaaagatagtttttataacttttaaagtGCTTTTGTCAttacatcaataaaattattatacaataattttatatgtgaaTATGTCGACACCAAACACTTTAACAACATATAGATTCCGAATACCTTATTACAGTCATAGATGTATTAACTTTACTAAGTATGTTGTTAAGAATTGAGAACTAGTACCGACaagacaatcaaatattattattaagaaaataattttgatttacttttataatgaaGTCCAAGTACTATAGTAGAGAATCCAGATAAAATAGTTTAGATTTTTTAAGTAGCATTTATAAAAATCTTGATTTGACATTTATAGTGTTAGATGTATTATGAGGAGATCAACAACCTCATAAACTTTGTACCTATTGAAAAGACtgagaagaacaaaaaaataagttaaaattttcgGATAATACTCGTATTTATACTAAAATCTTAATTTGGTCTTGGAATTTTAATTAGTCTCAATTAGATTCACATTTTTACACTTCTGTTTCCATCCGTTGTTGGGTCGCTATTGGACCACCTGATAACGGGTggaaacagaaacagaaatgTCTACTTAGAACATGTTAGGATAGACTTTGATTAGAATGTGAGTTTAGGCCTAACTTaaccctacaaaaccgacttgtaagatgaggcgcacctcacttatatattataaattggctttatctctCGTCGATGTGGGATTTTcatcaatttggtcatttttatTAGTAGTGTACTGACGATGTTAACTCACTCTTATgtgtcagtttttgtttttttgtttttgtttttttgtttttaatattttaaaaaattcttaatatattttattttattttatttttaaaataaaacattgttaCGTGTCAAATGAGGATGCTACTGTGTGGCAAAGATAGTGACAATGATAGTATCATGTGTCACCGTTGAAgaaattattatgtaaaaaatatcaatttaaacattttatttgcattttgTATTAATTCagttcttattcttttaaaattggaGTAATTTCATCCCTCTCcaaattaagaaatgaaatttaacttttatatagatttatacaaataaaatgactaatttaagatttttcatattatattttgataagtCACATTATCTCTCACATATCTTCGTTTGATatgtgattgaaaaataaaaaatgacttcATGTTGTAAGGTAGTTATTTATTCCCTAAAGGGAGAGTTACTCAATTATCACAGTTATCAACTTGATCATGGTGGTTCcataaattattgtatattttagtATGCTAATAGTATTTCTTAATAATGCATGTCttgtaattgaatttaaaagcTATAGCTTCTTTGTTGTTTTCACATATTATTGTTAAATTGGATTATGATTCACATGAACTTAATTcgcaattaaatataaatattgtgaCCATAAGTGACCGTAATTTGACCTTTGACCAAAAGTTTTGCACATGCACTCTTCCCATGAAAATGATAGTATGGTTGCTTCAATTTAAAGTGTAGAAGATATGATATATTTAGAGAGagacttttttttctattaaaaatgaagaaaaagaagtaaaaatatcCCACatgtcaaaattttaattttcaaatattatgaaataataataataataataataataatatataataagaagttaataaaattatatatatatatatatatatatatattaatttcttataatataatCAACAATAGTTTTTACTCATTtcctatctttttctcttttcttttttcagttacttcaactattttaataaaacagaaaaaaataaaaatgccaATCACAAAAAATACATATTGTGGATTCTCAGCTTCCCATAGTTGTTTCCACTTTATATCGTGgataattatcaattaattatgattaaaatacattatttctttttccatcACTTATATGATGTGGACAAAACTGGTATGTGTTATCAAAGTTATTACATTCCGTAAGTTTAAAgatagtttttataatttttaaattgtttttgtcattacatcaataaaattatcatacatAAGATAATAGTATAAATTTATCCTTAAAATAATAGTGTAAATTTTATAAGTGAATATGTAGGCACCAAacactttaataatatatagataTCACAGTCACGCATAGATGTGCATTAGCTTTACCTAGTATGTTGAACTGAGAATCACTAGTCAACTAAATATTaggattaagaaaataatttcgaTTTGCTCTCGTAATGAAGATTATAGAATGATCGGACTA is a window encoding:
- the LOC106779584 gene encoding thioredoxin F-type, chloroplastic — translated: MALNVCVSPNPKWVASPSLDSGSSLRPSLGSCFGNINIPSVNLNLSTRTTSLSLRRSFSVRSSLETAGPTVTVGQVTEVNKDTFWPIVKAAGDKTVVLDMYTQWCGPCKVMAPKFQELSKKYEDVVFLKLDCNQDNRPLAKELGIKVVPTFKILKDNKVVKEVTGAKYDDLVAAIDNVRLS